A genomic window from Alphaproteobacteria bacterium includes:
- the fabF gene encoding beta-ketoacyl-ACP synthase II, producing MRRVVVTGLGLVTPLGCGVRPVWERLIDGQSGIRAIQDFDVSDMPCKIAGQVPRGETASGLFNADDWMAPKDQRKVEPFIVYAMAAAVQAVEDSGWAPTEEEARERTGVMIGSGIGGLDGIASTALLLQEKGPRRVSPFFIPSCLINLASGHISIRYGFKGPNHAVVTACSTGAHAIGDASRIIGLEDADVMVAGGAEAAVCRIGLAGFAAARALSTAFNDNPPAASRPWDKDRDGFVMGEGAGIVVLEELEHAKKRGAKIYAEVVGYGMSGDAYHITAPAPDGNGGYRAMRNAIKSAELEPNQIDYVNAHGTSTPLGDEIELNAVKRLFGDAAYKLSMSSTKSAIGHLLGAAGSVEAIFSILAMRDSVVPPTRNLDNPSDGCDIDLVPHKAKERRVRYALSNSFGFGGTNASLVFGPAP from the coding sequence ATGAGACGTGTGGTCGTCACCGGCCTGGGCTTGGTTACGCCGCTCGGTTGTGGCGTGAGGCCGGTGTGGGAGCGCCTGATCGACGGCCAATCGGGCATTCGGGCGATCCAGGATTTCGACGTGTCGGACATGCCCTGCAAGATCGCGGGACAAGTGCCGCGGGGCGAGACCGCCTCCGGTCTCTTCAACGCCGACGACTGGATGGCGCCAAAGGATCAGCGCAAGGTCGAGCCATTCATCGTCTACGCGATGGCCGCTGCCGTCCAAGCCGTCGAGGATTCCGGCTGGGCGCCGACCGAGGAGGAGGCGCGCGAGCGCACCGGGGTAATGATCGGCTCCGGGATCGGAGGGCTCGACGGGATCGCAAGTACGGCACTTCTCCTTCAGGAGAAGGGCCCGCGGCGGGTGAGCCCCTTCTTCATCCCATCCTGCCTCATCAATCTCGCTTCCGGCCATATTTCGATCCGCTATGGTTTCAAGGGACCCAATCATGCGGTTGTAACCGCCTGTTCGACCGGTGCTCACGCGATCGGCGATGCCTCGCGGATCATAGGACTTGAAGATGCGGACGTGATGGTTGCGGGTGGGGCCGAGGCCGCCGTGTGCCGCATCGGACTCGCGGGGTTTGCCGCGGCGCGCGCTCTCTCGACTGCTTTCAACGACAATCCGCCGGCGGCCTCTCGACCGTGGGACAAAGATCGCGACGGATTCGTGATGGGCGAAGGGGCCGGGATCGTGGTGCTCGAAGAACTTGAACACGCCAAGAAGCGCGGCGCCAAAATCTACGCCGAAGTGGTGGGATACGGCATGTCGGGCGATGCCTATCACATAACGGCCCCCGCACCGGATGGGAATGGCGGCTATCGCGCGATGCGCAACGCGATAAAGAGTGCAGAACTCGAGCCGAACCAAATCGACTATGTGAACGCACATGGGACTTCGACCCCTCTCGGCGACGAGATCGAGCTCAATGCGGTCAAGCGGCTTTTCGGCGATGCCGCGTACAAGCTGAGCATGTCGTCAACCAAATCGGCGATCGGCCACCTTCTTGGCGCCGCGGGCAGTGTGGAGGCGATTTTCTCGATCCTCGCTATGCGCGACAGCGTGGTCCCGCCCACGCGCAACCTCGACAATCCCTCGGATGGCTGCGACATCGACCTGGTGCCCCATAAGGCAAAAGAGCGTCGGGTCAGATATGCGCTCTCGAACTCCTTCGGGTTCGGTGGCACCAATGCGTCATTGGTTTTCGGCCCGGCGCCCTAA
- a CDS encoding acyl carrier protein, with protein sequence MSDVAERVKKIVVEHLGVDEAKVTEAASFIDDLGADSLDTVELVMAFEEEFGCEIPDEAAEKIVTVKDAIQFIEQHG encoded by the coding sequence ATGAGTGACGTTGCGGAGCGCGTGAAGAAGATCGTCGTCGAACACCTCGGGGTCGACGAGGCCAAGGTGACGGAAGCAGCGAGCTTCATCGACGATCTGGGCGCGGATAGTCTCGACACGGTCGAGCTGGTGATGGCCTTCGAAGAGGAATTTGGGTGCGAAATCCCAGACGAAGCGGCCGAAAAGATCGTCACCGTCAAGGATGCGATCCAATTCATCGAACAGCACGGCTGA